The Oncorhynchus tshawytscha isolate Ot180627B linkage group LG02, Otsh_v2.0, whole genome shotgun sequence genome contains the following window.
atttagagggcaagttggtcaggacgatacctatgagggtgcccatgtttacggatttggggttgtacctggtaggttccttgataatttgtgtgagattgagggcatctagcttagattgtaggacagccgGGGTGTCAagatatcccagtttaggtcacctaacagtaggAACTCTGAcaatagatggggggcaatcaattcacatatggtgtccagggcacagttgggagctgagggggtctataacaagcggaaacagtgagggacttatttctagcgagatggatttttaaaagtagaagctctaactgtttgggcatagacctggatagtatgacagaactctgatCATAGGGTCATAGGGTCCAATTagcagcaatagatgaaacagggagccGTTCGGTACTTGTTACTATGCTGGGCGAGCGGGAGACACAGCGTTCAGAAATGCTAGTGGGCTGGGGCTAGCAGAGGCTGGTTGAGAGCACATCGGCCGAATCACGTCAGCAGACCAGCTGCtgtgtcgacaaagggtccaggccatttggcaagagaggtattgtagttggtgTACTTCGTTTGCTAGCCGAAAGATTAGGCTAGCttgaggctaactggtgcttgcttctggACAAGGGCGTTAGCCAAAATAGCCACTCGGTAGAAggtagctagctgcgatgatccggtgtaatggtccagagctttcagcaggaatccggtgatggaATAAAGCAGTCTGATATGCTCAGGGCTGATaacgcgctgtgcagactggcaggtattatccaAGCTATCCGGGCTAAAGCATAGGGTGTCTGAGCTAAAGGTAAAGACTGCTGGCAGTGGCTAACAATACATGTCAGGATTTGGTCAAATAAAGCATAAATTACAATGGTGTTATATTTTGTTTTTCTGTCGTCTCAAATGCTTTTATACAGTTGaaggaagtttatatacaccttagccaaatacatttaaactcagtttttcacaattcctgacatttaatcctagtaaaaattccctgtctcctcagttcaattaggatcaccagtttattttaagaatgtgaaatgtcagaataatagtagagagaatggtttatttcagcttttatttctttcatcacattcccagtgggtcagaagtttacatacactcaattagtatttggtagcattgcctttaaattgtttaacttgggtcaaatgttttgggtagccttccacaagcttcccacaataagttgggtgatttttggcccattcctcctgacagagctggtgtaaatgagtcaggtttgtaggcctccatgcttgcacatgctttttcaattctgcccacacattttctataggattgaggtgttcttcagcttgcaagcctccccctttttcccccaaacataacgatggtcattatggccaaacagttctatttttgtttcatcagaccagaggacatttctccaaaaagtatgatctttgtccccatgtgcagtttcaaaccgtagtcaggcatttttatggcagttttggagcagtggctttcaggttatgtcgatataggactcattttactgtggatatggatacttttgtacctgtttcctccagcaccttcacaaggtccttctgggattgatttgcacttttcacaccaaagtatgttcatctctagaagacagaacgcgtctccttcctgagcggtatgatggctgcgtggtcccatggtgtttatacttgcgtagtattgtttgtacttttgattttcccatgatgtcaagcaaagaggcactgagtttgaaggtaggccttgaaatacatccacaggtacacctccatatgactcaaatgatgtaacaagacatttgtggagtggttgagaaacaagttttaatgacttcaacataagtgtatgtaaacttccgacttcaactgtgtaacTAGTTGAAACATTTCACTGGCAAATAGTGACATGGCTTTGTGTGACAAGACATTCTATATGTAAGTGGTTTTACACACAGAGCAGTAGAGATAGCAACAGGTTGACAACGTTTGGAGGTAAACGGTCGTATAAAAGAGATGATTATTGTTGAAACTTGAATATAATGTTATCACATTGTGTTCTCTGGCGAcacatagtaaaaaaaaaaaaatcacacaaattgaggtcacacagacagtacacagagacCTATATTTCCATGCCAAATGTTTCATCCAATACATTTCTTGATGGCGCTAGTTGATGGTTGACAGCTGATGGTGTCCAACCTAAATGACAGGTCAGCTTTTAACACCATTAATACCCTTTATAAGGGATTCATTCCTGTAAACCTTGTGTTTCCTCGTCCTAAATCCTGACCTTATTCTCTATCCCACTGTTCTAATGCATCACTTCATTACTGGACATGTTGTGTTTGGGATATGTGGGATATTTGGCACTCCGTCACAACCTCAATCTCTTATCTGTCAGTGTGACCTCTTTAGCTCTGTCCGTCCTATGCCTGAAACCAAAGAGCAAACGGACCTGTTTGAGTCAGGATTTTAGGTTCCTATCAAGGGTGTGTGtgcgtcaaatcaaatcaaaatcgaattgtatttgtcacatgcgccgaatacaacaggtgtagcccttacagtgaaatgcttacttacaagcccttaacaacaatgtagttttaagaaaatagaaataaaaaaaaatagaaatataacaaataattaagtagcaacaataaaataacagtagcgaggctatatacagggggttccagtacacagtcaatgtgcggggacaccggttagtcgaggtcattgaggtaatatgtacatgtaggtagaggtaaagtgactatgcatggataataaacagagagtagcagcagtgtaaaaatgggggtgggtggggacaatgcaaatagtccgggtagccatttgattaactgttcaagagtcttacggcttgggagtagaagctgttaagaagcctttttgacctagacttgaCTCTTCGGTActtcttgccgtgcggtagcagagagaacaatctatgactagggtggctggagtcttttgcAATATttttaggccttcctctgacaccgcctgggaaagaggacctggatggcaggaaacttggccccagtgatatactgggccgtacgcactactctctgtagtgctttgcagtcggaggccgtgcagttgcaaccagtcaggatgctctcgctggtgcagctgtagaacattttgaggatctcaggacccatgccaaatcttttcagtctcctaagggggaatagccgttgtcgtgccttcttcacgcctgtcttggtgtatttggaccatgatagtttgttggtgatgtggacaccaaggaacttgaagcattcaacctgctccactacagccccgtcaatgagaatgggggcgtgctcggtcctcctttttctgtagtccacaatcatctcctttgtcttgagggagaggttgttatcctggcaccacactgccaagtcactgatctcctccctgtaggctctcatcgttgtcagtgatcagtgatcactgttgtgtcgtcggcaaacttaatgatggtgttggagtcatgcttggacatgcagtcatgggtgaacagggagtgcaggaggagactgagcactcacccctgaggggcccctgtgttgaggatcagtgtggcagatgtgttgttacatacccttaccacctgggggcggcccatcaggaagtccaggatccagttgcagagggaggtgtttagtcctagggtacttagcttagtgatgagctttgagggcactatggtgttgaacgctgagctgtagtcaatgaatagcactctcacgtaggtgttccttttgtccgggtgggaaagggaagtgtggagtgcaatagagattgcatcatctgtggatttgttggggcagtatgcaaattggagtaggtctagggtttctgagataatggtgttgatgtgagccaacaaacaacacatttcactgcacctatctggtgtatgtgacaataaaacaaaacaacacCAAACTCAATGGTCCAGCAGCAGCTGTGTAATCTATATTCCATCTTACCGTCTGTATTGTAAGATATTCAATTATCCTGCCCAAGTCATTTCCATGTGGCTATTAGTCTAGACTCTCGATACAGCTACCATCATCACACCGATGTTGACTGACAAATGGGGACAACcattgtcccctccctccctgcctctatTCTCTCCAATAAAGCCAAAACTAGCTACCTCAAATCCCCCCAAGAGGAGATTGCCCTTGGGACTTTTAGCTCCACAGTCATTGGGCGGTTCCCTGGCCTGGATCCTGTTCTGCCCTGCTTATAGCACACGATATGTCTCACCCCCCCCTTACCCCTGGCAGCACTGCTTTCTCTGTCAAACTCTGTTCGGCACCGAGGGACACACAGCTGGATCGCTACCGACCAAATCGCCCTCTGTTTCGTGCGCTCGCTTAGTATTCGGACGTGTTTGTCTTGAGTTCTGCTACTCAGTTTGGCCCTTGTTTGCCTACCACGACACCACAGCAGCATGAGAATGCTACTGGACAGCAGCTGGATAAAGTTTGGGCCAGCCGGCAGAGGGTCCATGGATTGGGTGACTGGGTCACCTTCTCCCCCCATGGTGGAGAGACAGTTACAGGTAAGGGATCATCAGCTTGTTGTTACTGAGTGAGTCTGATTCAGTGGTTGTCTTTACATATAGACTGCTGTGAGACCCAGAGAGTTTTGGTAGGCAACCCGAGTCCTGGAGAGCTGCAGCAGATTTTGAGTTTACTTTTTTTGCTTGACACCTAGGAGTAGGTAGGTGGCATAGTGGTTTAACAATCTAACGAGCAGACTGAAAATCATTCTGAAAAATACTTTTTTAGGtggattgtttttattttatattatattttatttttcctcACTGGAGGATCGCTGTCCAAGGTACTTCAGGCAGACTCCACATACTTTGGGCTATACAGACTTTTGCAGGTTACACACTTGCTGTTGTTAGTTGAGTGCCTTAAAATAGTCTTGGATGTCATGTCTATGGTGAGTGCTTGTGAGTGCAGTTCATGTCAGGGCAATGGCAGAGAAAAGCTTTCAGCAGAGTGGAGTGATGTTGATCGGTCTTTAGTCAGTCATCCAGATGAGGATCAGCGTTATCTGAGCACTGAAACCGATTGGTCTGGTGAATTTGGGACACTGATTGTGTCAACAGGGGATGTCAGGGGAATATAACAGGGGAATATAACACTCAGGCAATATCAAAAGGCATAAGCTCTATTGAGCCTCTGTAGGATATCTTGATTTCACAACCATGTATGTTCAGGTTTGAGAAGATGGAAAAGGATCAACACTGATCCAGTGGAACACATTACTGATTTTCTGATTTCAATTCTTCAAAATAGTCCTGAATGTATTTTATGGGAATCTTTTTTCTGTCCCTTCAATTTACGTGATTTATGATTTATTAACCCTTTCCCCTTCAAAACCACCAGGGCTACAACTGGAATGATCTGAACCTCAACCAGGAAGGGAGGTCAGAGCTGCTCCTCTACGTGGTCCTCCCCGTTACCTCCCTCCTCATGCTGGGCCTCCTGGTACTCCTGGCCTACTGGAGGTGCTCCTCTCCAAAGCTCAGCCTGGCCCAAATCATCACCCTGGACCTCCAGGACCCCGAGAGCAGCGATAAGTTCCTCTCCTCGCTCACCAGCCACGGCGAACGCCGCACCAGCACCAGCTCTGACATGTCGGACAGTGTGTTCGTCATGGTCTACCTGCCGCCGCCCTACGAGGAGACGCTGACCAAGATCACGCGTGCCGCCAGTCTGACCAGCCGGAAAGAGTCCATGAAGATAGAGGACCTGGAGGCCCGCCTGTGTCCGGAGATCAAGTCCAGTGGACGCTACGTGTGACTGGGGAACACTGAGAGtgtctctcaaatggcaccctattccctatatagcccacatagggctctggttagaagtagtgcactatgtaggtagTAGGGTATATGGTATAATTTCGGACTAGAACTAAGAGATTGCTTTTGAAGGGACTCCATATAGCAAGCTCTTTAGAATAAGGGGATTTCAATGGATTATGTAAAAACATCAGACCTGAGATCATCTTTTGTGGGTACCAGCTTTCTACACAGAGGAGTGTGCAATTGCATTAAAAGCTGGAAGCTGGAAATTGTATTGATTGGCTGTACAGGATACAGTACATCTAAATTCTCTAGAGAGGACATATGCGGACTATGTACAAACCGTAGGTTACAGTAGGCAAATAAAACTCCttcaacaatacaaaacataataTGCAATTAATTTGCGTTGTTTTTATCTCCTAAATGAAATCTCCCATTTTTACTTCCACACATTGTATGAGCCACACCATGCTTACAACACTCCTGTATCTATGTTGTTTCAGCTTGGTCCCTATTTGGAGACTGAAGAATGTCAATGTGCAAAGTGCAAGAAGGTTACAGAAGTCTTATATGTAATACTGTATGTCATTTGAATTTAATTTGAATTGTATTTATATGTAAGAAGGTACAAAGACCTAGCCTGGGTACCATGTCTTTGACAGTGgtgacaaggagtggaatgttagcaagactggtacccaggcttaCAAAGACCTTCTCCAGGTTAATAATTCCCTTCATTCCTTGGAATCACATCATGAATGTACTCCTAAAAACCTCAGACCTGATACGTTTGATAGACTACATAACAGATATGCATTCTAATTTACAAGTAATATCTTTGTACAAAGTGTTATattgtttttaaataaagaaTACGCAAAATATCTTAGCATGGTTATGATTGAGGGAGTTCCGTCATCATCACTTACGCACCGAGGTTGCGAAGCTATAATCCCATGCTGCCCCACTATGGTACTACTTGGTCATATCATGTAGACTACTGAATGTAGAGGTGAGCTCTCCTTTCCAAACACCTGCCTTACATTACAGCTGTGGTCTTGCTGCGTTTCTGAGCAAGATTGTCAAGAAGTGTTAGAAATGTCCAGGGGTCCAACTAGATTTTTTTCCACTTTTGGCCAAACAATCCTCAGGAGCAGCTACAGCATTTCATATTCTACTCTTTGTACCATTTATTCTTGTAAATGATCCGCTTCAGATAACTAGACTATTCATGGAAGTGTTTTTATTTAAAGCGTATTTATACACCAAATGTTAATTGCTGTTAATTAACCAATTCATTTGAAAAGTCCTCTAAATGATCACAAAAGCCAAAATTCTAAACATACTGTATTTTCAGCAAAGTAAATGTGTTTATCTAATCAAAAACCATATGTTAAAAACACAGATTTTCAGGCTACACCATAAAACAATCAAATGGATGGTTATTGGTTACATTGAGAATCAGGCTCCTCTATATGGATTTAAAGAAATATATCAGAAATAAAAGTCATATAAAAGATATGTCTTTAGAACAAAAAGTCATGCAAAATACATCAAATAAACTATGTTTatatttcaaataaaatattACAGAGAACACGCTATAAATACACATCCTGTATCCCAAAATGGAAAATAAGACATGCTATTAGACAGGCCACACATGTTGTCTGTTTGGGATCTGAGGTAAGCTTTGTTGTTATATCTACCTCCATGTAAATGTGTGTGCGTCCATACGTTTGGTTTGTGTGGATGTGATTTCTAGTATCCGCGCCTGCGACAATCCTCCATCCACAAAtctttctctgtttttttttCCTACGGAAAAACAAACCCCAGAACCAGCCGCaacccttcttcttctccttcttctttttATTATTTTCATCCTCCATCATtgtcatccatcccttcatccagaAGGGTTCGGGTTCCTGTGAACAAAGAGAGTTGGTGAGTCGAAACTAcaggcaccttaattggggaggacgggctcatagtaatggctggaatggcacCAACGGAATGGTAccgaacacatcaaacacacggtttccatgtgtttgatgccattccagttACTCCAATCCAGACGTTATTATTAGCCCACCTCTCCTCAGAAGCCTCCTGTGGTGGGAAAAAAAAACTCAGGAAGCCATCACCATCTGCAACCGTTCAATGCTAAAGCTGCAGCTCAGTATGGGACAGGCAACATTCAAGTTGACCGATATTATCAATGAGACAACACAGAATACAGCGTAGCTTACCTTCTCAAGTGGGGTGAGGAGTAATCTTCATTCTGTCAGCGCTGGCTTTCTCAATGCAAAGCCCCAGCTTGGTCTTGTCTAGGGGACATGGAAATGTGACAAGATAGGACATTTGAGCGGAAGGGAGGAGTTCAAGTTGTTCTTGTCCAACTGGTTAGCTGACTGTTACATGTAGCTGTTTACATCGGATTTTGTCGTGAAATTGTGAATGAAAGAACATTGTGGAATACAAGTCATTTACAAGAGACGAGGCCTGATTCTGAATGTACCACACCAACAGTAACAGTGTTCTACCTGTATCATCCCGGAGTGCTAGTCTCTCTCTTGACCGGGATGTTGATGAAGTATGGCCGGTCGTCACCCTTCTTGGTGTCCTTGGCGAAGGTCAAGGTAGACCTCAGGTAAGCCATAACCTCTCGGACCATGATATCGCAGACCAGCAGAGACCGTATATCTGGGTATAGCTGGGCTTTAACCAATGGCCACTCATGGAAAGTCCTGAAGTACTTGCTCCTGATAGAGAGTGAGACGTCTTCTAAGAATTTGGCCATCTTGTCTGGCTCATCGTTGAGCTTCTTCAGAGTGCGTAAGAACAGTCTTTGGTTCTGGTATTTCAATGCCTCTTTCTGAACCTGGATATGTATGTGCTCAACCATATCATTGCAAAGTGGGACGTCTTCCCATGAGCCGTATTGCTGCTTGATTGTACATGAATCTGGGAAgacagagtcaaatactttcctGACAAGAATAACAGGAACAATATCAAGGTTTGTCACCTTTGgtttgttcctctctgtctccatctgagCCTGGTCTTGCACAGGCTTTCCCACAGTCCTTTGTGGTTACATCAGAAACATCAGCCTGTGGGAACTGCTTCAAAAAGGCAGCCTGACTGACATCGAGAGCAAGAGGATTATCAGGCATTGTGCTGCTTGATGTTACAACCTCTTCATTGTCTTCCGCAACAAAGCATTTGGGGCTGATCCAGACTACATCTCTGTTGGAGGAACGAGGCAGAGAAACACGATGGATGTATTCCAACTTGATGTGGTCATTCAGGGGGAAAGCCTTCTGGAACAGTGCCAGTTTCCCGACCCGGGACCCGTAGTGATTGTAGATGGTCTTCCTAAGGTCCTCGGGTATGTCTACTGCAAAGAGCTTGCTCTCCATAGCCTCTTCGCAGCTCCTAGCTATTGGACACTGTGGGCCGAGGACTTGAAGCGGATAGGTGTCACTGATGCCCTTGTACACCATCAGGATCCCCTCACAGATAGCGCTGAGGATGGTGGAGATGATCACCTTGTCCTTCATGGCAACCAGTTTTTAAAAATCTTGATTGTCATGCCAAACTGATGTATCATGGCAGTCTGCATGTGCAACACTGTCTGCCTCATGTTGCagaaggggtggggggggcacaACTTTTCATCCACAGAAATACCTGGAATCTTCCTCAAGATGTTAAATGCAACAGAGGCCATTTTAACGACCAGTAAGAGCAGAGCCTTTTGGTCAAGCTGTTTAGTACCGTGTCCGTTCATTGGATGAAGTTTAGATATAAACTTCACTACGAAGTCACTGAATAGATCTCTGCTAATGATAAATCTAGCAGGTAGAGGACAAATGTTCACCATATGCTGACTAATacgtctctcctcttcattggcAGCATAAATAACAGGCACTGTCTTAGCAATGCATAGACCTACGAGATGAACAATGTACCTTGTCAAGATGTGTGACCCGATTCCCAGTGCTCTCGCCAGCACAGGTTTTGGGCTTAGCACCTGCTCCAGGTTGTTGAAGACAGCCTTAGCCACCTCCTAAGTGTCAATGCACTGCTGACCGTTAGACAGCTCCTCCTTCTCAGTGACCTCGACCCAGGGAATAGACCACAGAAGAGCTGAAAGGCTTGGGGATCTACTTGAAGAAGCACCTGGGTGAGGATATGCTTGACGGTGGAACCAAGTACCACAATCTGCTTCATGCAGTCTTGTATGCAGTCTTCATCATGGTCTCAGTGTCTGTGAGGGCCGTTTGGAGTATGGGACATGTGCTAAGGCCAAGGGCCTCAACCGTCTTCTCCTTCACATAGAATAGAAAGAGAGGCATTGTAATGGCTTTACTACCTgcacttagaaaaaaggtgctatctagaaccttaaagggttcttctgctgtccccatagataaccctttgaagaaccctttttggttgcaggtagaaccctttataCAGAGGATTCTATAT
Protein-coding sequences here:
- the LOC112265250 gene encoding small integral membrane protein 28-like, with translation MRMLLDSSWIKFGPAGRGSMDWVTGSPSPPMVERQLQGYNWNDLNLNQEGRSELLLYVVLPVTSLLMLGLLVLLAYWRCSSPKLSLAQIITLDLQDPESSDKFLSSLTSHGERRTSTSSDMSDSVFVMVYLPPPYEETLTKITRAASLTSRKESMKIEDLEARLCPEIKSSGRYV